ctccttacATCCAccgaacaatcacacttccccacttcgaagccctgctgaaggctcgcctcctccgggaggccttcccagactgagccccccttttcctcaattccccctcccctctccatcgcctcaattccctccctttgctctacccccacccccccaccccagagcacttgtgtatatacgtacatgtctccacatctatttatattaatgcccgttgacttgttctgatgtatatatatatatatatatatacatttatttatattgatgctattgacgcctgtttCCCTGTTTTGATGCccgtcaccccccttctagactgtgagcccgtcgtgggcagggatagtccctctttgttgctgaattgcactttccgagcactcagtacagtgctctgcacacagccagcgctcaataaatacgattgaaggagtgaatgaatgaatgttccgtagtaacgcctgggagagtacaatgcaatagaaattGGCaggcgcgatccctgccctcgagacgcTTGCaggttggggcgggggaggtAGACGTTAAAATGCATTTCATAAAGCTGAGCCTCTgataaaggaagggaagaaagtggggtgaggcgggggagacacccccccccccccccggacccggcTGGTTGGACTATCTGCTGAACGACCCAGGCTCAGAATAGAGTTTACCGGGAGAAAATAGCTCCGAGAGCAGGGTTGGAAATTGGATTTGGTGGGTCCGGAACGAAAAGAGTTAACGGTTCCactattttctctcctccctccccgcaggaaaaaaaggggaggtgatgggggggggggtccctatcagcccctcccctccccgcaacgCTTGGATTCCCGCAACGCAGGGTCGGAGCGAGAGATGCGCGCTGGCGGGTGGGGGGCTGCAAAAGGGATTTCCTTTCCTTGCAAATTGACTGCcgaggtggatttgggatttcAGGAGAAAGGGGGCGGGGGTAGACGGTTGGatttcccatcccaccccccaccccggggtctgCGGGAGACCCAAGGCAGAGGGACTCAGGCGTCCGGCGGCTTGGTCTGCCAGCTGCATTTCACTGTTCGGTCggagaaggggctggagaggtgggagagggggtccCTTGCAGTGCAAAGGAAAAAAACGTCTGGAGGGTgtgcattggggggggggggggagacccccacccccaccccgccctgcgTGAAACGCGGCAATTCGGATGTCGGTCCTTATAATGGCAATGAGCTCCTCGCAGCACCCGGACACGGCTCACGTTCTCCCGGGtcaattttccctccctcttccagggTCGGGGGGAATTGCCGaaagcctcccccttcccctaatGGGTCCCTGGAGACAATCCgggtgcccccccaccccccgtgcaTCTGTGCTCGGTGCTGTGCGAAGCGTGCGGGGCGTTTTGCAGGGTGCCGCTGTGCGTGGTGTTTTGCAGAGGGCCTGGCGCTCAGCTGTTCGGCGAGCATGAATGGGAAGGCGTACGAGGAAAACCCTGTgcgctggtgtgtgtgtgtgcgtgtgacgAGAGATGGAGCCAACtcattctcccccccaccccccgtcgacccctcccctgtccaaaaaaaaaaaaaaagtagagaaaTGGGAGGACCACTCTAAATTATCCAATTTTTTTACTACGTGTTTACTTCCGCCTCTTCTGCAGTTGTAAAGGCAAAGGCGGCCTTGGCCATCTCGACCCTCCCACCGgggagctcctcctcctcctcgtcctcctcctccggccccgtgTTGGCGGagagacacacaaaaaaatcccccaatctccgcccctttcccccctttataTCGCCGGGGTCCGGGAGGGGGGCCACCGAGGCGGTCGGGGTGAGGGTCCCCGTCCGGTCCTGgtgccgcccgggcccgggcctcggcgaACCGCGGGCCTCGGCTGCAGCGGCCGCGGGAACTGCGACGCCCGCCACCTCGGTGGGGATCGCTCGGGGGGAGGGGACGTCCGACACACACGGTCGCGTTTGgcgggaaaaaaaagggaaaaaaaaagagggcggATGAATCCGGTTTGCGAAAGGGGTATAAAAGGCCCTTTTGGCATCGCGGCCAGACTGCATTTTGCAGAaatcggggagggagaggagaggcctccgccgggcCCGGCCACAGAGGCGGACGGAGCCGCCGAGAGCGAAGGAGGGGGGGTCCTGTCTCTTTTTCacctccacacccccccccccctccatccccgtccccctgcccccgccgcaAGACGAAAAGTTCGTATCTCATCGGGATCAAGGCTTTCCCATTGGAACTTACAAAACGGGACCGGCCGGGCGGCGAGACGGTCCCGACGGCAGAGGGCTGATCCCCGCGCTCCTGGGATACGCTGCTCCTGGGATacactttttttccctcccccccttttaaAAGGCGTGTTCCACAGCAGCCCCGTTTGAAGCGCTGCCTTTCCCCAGGATCGCGGCATTCCCGGTAAGTGCGAGGGTCCGCTTTTATTTGGAatgggaatgggggggggagggaccctTTGGAAGTTGGCGGGGCGGTCGCCTCTCCCGGGCCTGACCGGCTTCTGGACCTCGGTGACACTCCTCttatttatcattaataataagggGACGGGGTCGCATCTCGCCAGAATGAGTTGGGGAGGAGGGTTGCCTTGTCTGTTAAGGGTGAGAAGACCCCCCTCTTTCTGatccggttttttttttttttgggtttgGGGgcctttttttggttttggaaGGGTTTTAATTTTGGTGGGTTGGGGACACGGACCCCCCCCAACACGCCCAGTTCCTCCTGCTCTCGGGAATTCCACATTGCGCTCGTGGGTGTCTTCTGCAGTCCCCCCCTCTTCGCCTCCTCCGGGCTGGGAGGGGATTTAAATTTCTGACAGCCAGACACTGCGGCGCTCTACAGCCGGCAATCCCGACCGGCTTTTGCAAACCACCCACCTCTTCTTGACAAAAAAAgttttgccttttcttttttttttctaacgaacttttttttaaagggggggGGGATCCGAGAGTGTTTTGTAAAAAATCCAGGTGGGGAGGGCTGTCGAGGGGGTCTGAAGGAGCCTCGATTTCctccttggggggggggtccccggaggGTGTGggaccccccccttttcccccggtctgggagggagaaagggggagccgGACTGTGCGTTTTGGCCAGAAACAGTTGCGCCCTCGTTGCGCCCTGGGGGTGCCCGGGCTTTTGGGGGGGGAAGGGTCGTGGCAGCCGgtacgaggaggggaggggggaaaaaataggaggaggggagggtcagggggaggggagaagccggCGAGCAGAAGAGGGCCGGGGGCGCTCCTCGTTCGGAGATGGGCGCAGTTTGGGCGCCCTTGCCCTttgggagggcagaaagggaacCTCCAGCCTGGCGAGGGTCTGGTCCTCggcagcccggccccctccggctCCCCGCAGCCCTTCCCTCCGGGATGgagcgggccggggaccgcgccgattttcttttttctgcccCGTCGGCGCCTCGTTAGCTGTCTTTTGCGCCTTAACGCGCCCGCGGCGACGCTAACCCCGGGTCCCCTCCccgtgcctcccccccccccccccccccccgcagaccgCCAAGATGCCTCTCGGCTTCAGCAGTAAAAACTACGACTACGACTACGACTCGGTGCAGCCCTACTTCTActtcgaggaggaggagaacttcTACCAGCACCAGCAGCACAGCGAGCTGCAGCCGCCGGCCCCCAGCGAGGATATCTGGAAGAAATTCGAGCTGCTTCCCACCCCGCCCCTGTCCCCCAGCCGCCGGTCCAGCCTGTCCTCGGGGGGCTCCGGCCTCCCCTCCACCGCCGACCAGCTGGAGATGGTCACCGAGCTGCTCGGGGGGGACATGGTCAACCAGAGCTTCATCTGCGACCCGGACGAGGCCTTCGTCAAGTCCATCATCATCCAGGACTGCATGTGGAGCGGCTTCTCCGCCGCCGCCAAACTGGTCTCGGAGAAACTGGCCTCCTACCAGGCGGCCCGCAAGGAAGGGGGCCGGTCCGggccgaccccggcccccggcctcggcTCCAGCTACCTGCAGGACCTGAGCGCCGCCGCCTCCGAGTGCATCGACCCCTCGGTGGTCTTTCCCTACCCGCTGCACGAGGGAGGGTCGCCCAAATCCTGCGCCTCGCCCACCTCGCCCTCGGCCTTCTGCGGAATCGCCGCCCAGGCCCCCTCCGCCCTCacctccctggcctcctcctcctcctgctcgatGTCCTCCTCGCCCCgggccagcccccagcccctggccctgcTGGAGGACACGCCAcccaccaccagcagcagcagcagcagtagcagcagcgaTTCCGGTAGGCGAGGTGCCAACCTGACCGGCTCCGTCGGTGCCCGGGGATGCCAGGAGGGATGCCCGGGGGGAGaaagcctcgggggggggggaggggggcggcggagtGTCTCCAGCCCCCGGATCCCCACTCCTTTGGAAACCcgccttgtattctcccaagcgctcggtccagtccTCCCGGTGCTATAAAAACACCGCCTCGGGCCTGGtcctcccccccctccggcccctctgATGGGATGAAAAGGCCCAAAGGAGCCGGAGGCGGCGGCTGGCTGGGCGGAGCTAGTGAAAGTGATTAAGCAGTGAATGGCCGGAAAGTTTTTCCTTTCGCGGCCCATTTCGAAAACTTTTCGAGAAGAAAGCCGGGCTGTGCCAGGAACAGCCTTTTCGCACCCCTCCCCGGCTCTCTCTTGGCTGGACATTTAATCCATTTTTTTCTCACTTCCCGTAAAGCCAAGGGTGGCTCCGGCCGAAAGCCGATGGGTGCTTCCCGAGGCCCCCTGAAACTAGGTGTTGAGCGTGCCGATCTTTTTCTGGGTGTGTCCGAAGCCTTATTAAGTCTTAAGTAAGAATTGGCATCGTTGTCGTGCCGTGGTAAACTGGAATTTTCTTGGCAGGACTGCCGTCGCAGTTGTCATTTTTGAGCGTCTCCCAACTTCCCCACTCTCCTGCGTGGAATGCAGCCCGCTCGCCTGTCAGACCGGGCGCCCTGCAAGGGAAACCCACCCCTCTGTGGGTCGTAGTTGGGTAGACTTAAACcgtcgggggggacgggggacgggggaacgGTCCAAGGTAttgcacgcccccccccccccccccagccccacacgtCCACACACGACTCCCCACCCCGGGTTTCTCCTCCAGTTAACTCAGAGGAGAGCTCGCGTTTCAAGTGGAGCCGCGAGCGGGGCGACTGGGTGGTCCTTCTTTGTCGGAAGGAAGACCTGGCTGACCGGAtggcttctctttctttccttgcagaagaagagcaggaggatgaggaagagatcGACGTGGTCACCGTGGAAAAGAGGCAGCCTTCGGCCAGGAGATCCGAGGCGGGGTCGCACGGCAAGCCCCCCCACAGTCCCCTGGTCCTTAAGCGGTGTCACGTTTCCACGCACCAACACAACTACGCCGCGCCCCCTTCGTCCAAGAACGACTATCCCGCCGCCAAAAGGATTAAGTTGGACAGTGGCAGGGTCCTGAAACAGATCAGCAATAACAGGAAATGCGTGAGCCCCCGGTCCTCCGACACAGAAGAGAACGACAAGAGGCGGACGCACAACGTCTTGGAGCGCCAGCGGAGGAATGAGCTAAAGTTGAGCTTCTTTGCCCTGCGTGACCAGATACCTGAACTGGTCAACAACGAAAAGGCCCCCAAAGTCGTCATCCTGAAAAAAGCCACTGCCTATATCCAGTCTGTCCAAGCAGAGGAGCACAAACTGATTGCGGAGAAAGAACAGTTGAGGAGGCGGCGAGAACAGTTGAAACACAAACTCGAACAGCTGAGGAACTTTTGCGCGTAagcgggagggggggaaaaaaaaacggtCAGGGAGTCTCTGACTCTGAACTCTTCTGTCACAATCCGTGAGAAGTTAGAAATGGACTGGAGACCCGCTAGGAAACTGCTGTGATGGCCTACTTCTCCAATGCAACTACACAACCTGGCCGGAACCTGGACTGGAGGGTTTTAGCCATAATCAAAACTGCCTCATGATCAGTGCGTTGGGCATAAGGGAATAGGGACACTTTTTTTATGCTTGGCCAAGTATTCTATAACATTTGTATTTAAgacttttcctaaaaaaaatacTATGGTTTACCAGATATTTCCTTGTAAATATGTCTtctatgtaaatatctttaataaAAAAACATTTATAGAAAAATGTTACACTTGTTTTTCAACCTGTACCTATGTGCCATAAttgttttttatttaaattttctttttcaagttgatttttttttctattgcgtttttagaaaaaaataaatattggcTGATATATAATCTCGCCTGATCTCGAGTGTGTTTTCCGCTCTTCCCCTGGGCTTCCACCGCAGTCCGTGGGGACATCTGACCTCAAATCCCTGTCCGTGATTCGCGGTGTCGGCGAAGGGGAGGGTTATGATAATCATAGTACTTAGCGCAcgccagcaccgttctaaactctggggtagatgctggACGATCGGGTCGGctacagtcccacatggagctcccaatctaagtaggggggagaataggtattggatcctcattttacagttgaggaaaccgaggc
The Ornithorhynchus anatinus isolate Pmale09 chromosome 4, mOrnAna1.pri.v4, whole genome shotgun sequence genome window above contains:
- the MYC gene encoding myc proto-oncogene protein, giving the protein MPLGFSSKNYDYDYDSVQPYFYFEEEENFYQHQQHSELQPPAPSEDIWKKFELLPTPPLSPSRRSSLSSGGSGLPSTADQLEMVTELLGGDMVNQSFICDPDEAFVKSIIIQDCMWSGFSAAAKLVSEKLASYQAARKEGGRSGPTPAPGLGSSYLQDLSAAASECIDPSVVFPYPLHEGGSPKSCASPTSPSAFCGIAAQAPSALTSLASSSSCSMSSSPRASPQPLALLEDTPPTTSSSSSSSSSDSEEEQEDEEEIDVVTVEKRQPSARRSEAGSHGKPPHSPLVLKRCHVSTHQHNYAAPPSSKNDYPAAKRIKLDSGRVLKQISNNRKCVSPRSSDTEENDKRRTHNVLERQRRNELKLSFFALRDQIPELVNNEKAPKVVILKKATAYIQSVQAEEHKLIAEKEQLRRRREQLKHKLEQLRNFCA